The Aureitalea marina genome includes a window with the following:
- a CDS encoding VCBS repeat-containing protein yields MLYINNGDLTFTESAEQYGLNDQGISTQSVFFDMDKDGDLDCFVSNENEFYGLDPLRFFNQMEVRPADLEKSSVQMYRNDGNSFTRITKEAGMLTPSFGLGVTAGDVNQDGWIDVYVANDYYVPDALFINQGKGTFANRIKDHIRQITFFGMGVDMADINNDGNQDIYVLDMASSDHVRSKTLMASMDTKRFSLLVDRFEMPYQYMFNSLQLNVGNDQFVNIAQHAKVAKTDWSWAGLMTDFDLDGLKDIYVTNGYRRYALDNDSRIMVTQAKQAYQGNVPVEVKQRLYDALPSEKLSNILYQNTEGLEFKNKTAKWGFLEPSFSNGASYADLDNDGDLDLVINNIDEPAFIYQNLSVDREVGNYLKVVTKGKTSEPFARVELFYDGRTQLIETKRVKGYLSATTPDAHFGLGDVQVVDTVRVTWPNGKMEERYAVDVNSSLTFKEEEAFADSNINSGSNTAFKQVAVRGMSFDHLENDFDDFVDEILLPYKQSTFGPYMAKADINGDGKEDLWIGGATGQAGAVFVQSDSGFRKLRSTVLQEDSGHEDMEAVWFDADGDSDMDLYVVSGGNEFPASDPLYKDRLYINDGSGGLTKAAVSLLPAGLAESGKTVTAFDMDGDGDKDLVVGNRITPGQYPMAATSFILRNDAGQFSLATAEMAPEFSTFGIVNKTIATDFDQDGQMDFMAVAEWGGVGFFKNQGGVFENIAAQYDLADKLGWWFHVGETDVNNDGLPDYVLGNMGSNIKFKASADKPFRVYGNDFDGNGTFDLVLSKKYNGKDVPVRGRECSSQQMPFITEKFSTYNEFANASLQDIYGEELNSAYQAEMNTLKSVVLINTGSGFEIRELPPEAQLFPVFASISTDINKDGYQDIVLAGNIFNTEVETPRMDMGLGLVLLGGETGYRSMKWEDAGLYLDGNVKSLEFIPELQLLIAGTNNGSLQLRQLP; encoded by the coding sequence TTGTTATACATCAATAATGGAGATCTGACCTTTACGGAGAGCGCAGAGCAGTACGGACTGAACGATCAAGGCATCAGTACCCAATCTGTATTCTTTGATATGGACAAAGATGGGGATCTGGATTGCTTCGTTTCCAACGAAAATGAGTTTTATGGCCTGGATCCATTGAGATTCTTTAATCAGATGGAAGTTAGGCCTGCAGATCTGGAGAAAAGTTCCGTACAGATGTACCGCAACGACGGTAACAGCTTCACCCGTATAACAAAGGAGGCAGGGATGCTTACCCCGTCCTTTGGACTCGGTGTAACGGCGGGCGATGTCAACCAAGATGGTTGGATCGATGTTTACGTGGCCAACGACTACTATGTGCCCGATGCTCTTTTTATTAATCAAGGGAAAGGAACATTCGCTAATCGCATTAAGGATCACATCAGACAGATCACCTTTTTTGGAATGGGTGTCGATATGGCCGACATCAATAATGATGGGAACCAGGATATTTATGTGCTGGATATGGCATCCAGTGATCACGTTCGATCCAAGACATTAATGGCCTCAATGGACACCAAGCGATTTTCCTTGTTGGTGGACCGATTTGAGATGCCATATCAGTATATGTTCAACTCGCTGCAGCTCAATGTAGGGAATGACCAGTTTGTCAATATTGCGCAACATGCGAAAGTCGCCAAGACAGATTGGAGTTGGGCAGGTTTAATGACAGATTTTGATCTGGATGGCCTAAAGGATATCTATGTGACCAATGGTTACCGCCGTTATGCACTGGATAATGATTCCAGGATCATGGTGACCCAGGCCAAGCAAGCCTATCAGGGAAATGTGCCGGTCGAGGTCAAGCAGCGCTTGTACGATGCGCTTCCCAGCGAAAAACTATCCAATATCCTTTATCAGAATACCGAGGGTCTGGAATTCAAGAATAAGACCGCTAAATGGGGGTTCTTAGAACCGTCTTTCTCTAATGGGGCTTCTTATGCCGATTTGGACAATGACGGTGACCTTGATCTGGTGATCAACAATATTGACGAACCGGCCTTTATCTATCAGAATCTATCTGTAGACAGAGAAGTTGGAAACTATTTAAAGGTGGTCACCAAGGGTAAGACTTCTGAACCTTTTGCGCGTGTCGAACTGTTCTACGACGGGAGAACACAGCTAATAGAGACCAAGCGGGTTAAAGGTTATTTATCTGCTACAACTCCTGACGCCCATTTTGGATTAGGCGATGTACAAGTAGTGGATACGGTGCGGGTAACCTGGCCCAATGGAAAGATGGAGGAACGCTATGCTGTAGATGTGAATTCTTCATTGACCTTCAAGGAAGAGGAGGCATTCGCGGATAGCAACATAAATTCAGGATCAAATACGGCCTTCAAACAAGTTGCCGTCAGAGGTATGTCCTTTGATCACCTGGAGAATGATTTTGACGATTTTGTAGACGAGATCTTACTTCCGTACAAGCAATCTACTTTTGGACCCTACATGGCCAAGGCGGACATCAATGGGGATGGGAAAGAAGATCTCTGGATCGGAGGGGCAACAGGACAAGCTGGTGCTGTTTTTGTACAAAGTGATTCCGGTTTCAGAAAGCTGAGGAGTACCGTGCTTCAAGAGGATTCCGGTCATGAGGACATGGAAGCTGTCTGGTTTGATGCCGATGGTGATTCTGATATGGATCTTTACGTTGTAAGTGGTGGAAATGAGTTTCCTGCATCGGATCCGCTTTACAAAGACCGGTTGTATATCAATGATGGGTCTGGAGGGCTCACAAAGGCAGCTGTATCTTTGTTGCCTGCCGGACTTGCAGAAAGTGGTAAAACAGTCACTGCTTTCGATATGGATGGCGACGGCGATAAGGACCTTGTTGTCGGTAATAGGATCACTCCCGGTCAGTATCCCATGGCGGCCACCTCATTTATCCTTAGAAATGATGCTGGCCAGTTTAGTTTGGCGACGGCCGAGATGGCTCCAGAATTCTCCACCTTCGGAATTGTAAACAAAACCATTGCTACAGATTTTGATCAGGATGGTCAAATGGACTTCATGGCAGTAGCAGAATGGGGTGGTGTAGGATTCTTTAAGAATCAAGGAGGAGTTTTTGAGAATATCGCTGCTCAATACGATTTGGCGGATAAGTTGGGATGGTGGTTTCACGTGGGTGAGACTGATGTGAATAATGATGGCCTTCCAGACTATGTTCTCGGTAATATGGGTTCCAATATCAAGTTCAAAGCCTCGGCAGACAAGCCTTTCCGGGTATATGGCAATGATTTTGACGGAAACGGTACTTTCGACCTGGTATTGAGCAAGAAATACAACGGCAAGGATGTGCCGGTCAGAGGGCGAGAGTGTTCTTCCCAGCAGATGCCTTTTATTACAGAGAAGTTCTCAACCTATAACGAATTTGCTAATGCCTCGCTGCAGGATATTTATGGAGAGGAATTGAACTCTGCATACCAAGCAGAGATGAACACCCTTAAGTCTGTTGTTTTGATCAATACCGGAAGTGGTTTCGAAATACGGGAACTTCCCCCAGAGGCCCAATTGTTCCCTGTATTTGCTTCAATCTCTACTGATATAAATAAAGACGGATACCAGGATATTGTATTAGCAGGCAACATCTTTAATACTGAAGTAGAAACCCCTAGAATGGACATGGGTTTAGGCTTAGTTCTACTTGGAGGAGAAACCGGATATCGATCTATGAAATGGGAGGATGCTGGTCTGTATTTGGATGGAAATGTAAAGTCCCTGGAATTTATTCCTGAGCTACAACTTTTAATTGCAGGAACCAACAACGGATCTCTCCAACTACGTCAACTTCCCTGA
- a CDS encoding FG-GAP repeat domain-containing protein has protein sequence MNKYYSKHPLYYTLLFLLLSTLLISCKEENESESPKPTDTGIAKDDHQGLFRKVPASQSGVLFANSLQEDVSTIENLFDFDYFYNGAGVGIEDINNDGLPDLFFAGNQVPNKLYLNKGDFQFEDISDQAGINENKVWSNGVTFVDINADGWMDVYVSQGGQNAIMIGPICYTSIMEI, from the coding sequence ATGAATAAATATTATTCTAAACACCCTCTTTACTACACCCTATTATTTCTTCTTCTTTCTACTTTACTGATCAGTTGTAAGGAAGAAAATGAATCGGAGTCCCCTAAACCTACCGATACAGGGATTGCCAAGGACGATCACCAGGGCCTGTTCAGAAAAGTACCTGCATCCCAGTCTGGTGTTCTGTTCGCCAACAGCCTGCAGGAAGATGTTAGTACCATTGAGAATCTCTTCGATTTTGATTATTTCTATAATGGAGCCGGCGTAGGTATAGAAGACATCAATAACGATGGGCTTCCGGATCTATTTTTTGCCGGAAATCAAGTACCCAATAAGCTCTACCTGAACAAAGGAGACTTCCAGTTTGAGGACATATCAGACCAAGCCGGTATCAATGAGAATAAAGTTTGGTCCAATGGAGTGACCTTTGTAGACATCAATGCCGACGGCTGGATGGATGTTTATGTTTCTCAAGGGGGCCAAAACGCGATTATGATCGGTCCAATTTGTTATACATCAATAATGGAGATCTGA
- a CDS encoding DUF5723 family protein: protein MRILTVLLVALLINWASAQNKQLLYGFSEIPQSLLVNPGEETNLERHFGIPLFSQFHINGGSSGVTVYDIFRNDGGDINQRIGQKIFELSENDFFTATQQLEIISFGWRNRKEMYFSAGIYQELDFIAYFPRDLAILAWEGNQNYLDYPFDLEEVSAVADLVNVYHFGINKRVSKKWTLGARVKLYSGILNIKSTGNRGTFTTRVASGDSENIYEHTIENAEVTVNTSGVMDLDEGGASKIIGRAIFSGNLGLGLDLGASYNINDQVTASASLLDIGAIVYSRNNESYEARGSYTLDGIELLFPPLSEGEPAPPYWDDLEDELEAAIPIDTVSSAYTVWRPLKVNAAVSYGFGRLASGQECDCRNMDAGTKWKQEVGLQLFTIKRPNRFQGAATVYYYRRMWEFLSAKLTYTIDSYSYDNLGLGVSALFGRFNFYVMADNMLRYGNIAKAKSVSLQLGLNLKLDQQ, encoded by the coding sequence ATGCGTATTTTAACCGTCCTTCTTGTGGCACTGTTGATCAATTGGGCCTCCGCTCAGAATAAGCAATTGCTTTACGGATTCAGTGAGATCCCACAGTCCTTGCTGGTCAATCCCGGGGAAGAAACCAACCTAGAGCGACATTTTGGAATTCCTTTATTTTCTCAGTTTCACATCAATGGAGGTTCGTCTGGGGTAACGGTTTACGACATTTTTCGGAATGATGGTGGAGATATCAATCAGCGGATCGGGCAAAAGATATTCGAGCTGTCGGAAAATGATTTCTTTACAGCCACCCAGCAATTGGAGATTATCTCTTTTGGTTGGAGGAATCGGAAGGAAATGTATTTCAGTGCCGGGATCTATCAAGAACTTGATTTCATTGCCTATTTTCCTAGAGATCTGGCCATACTGGCTTGGGAAGGCAATCAAAACTACCTGGACTATCCATTTGATCTCGAAGAGGTAAGTGCTGTGGCCGATCTGGTCAATGTTTACCACTTTGGAATCAACAAAAGGGTCAGTAAGAAATGGACATTGGGTGCAAGGGTTAAGCTGTATTCGGGAATTCTAAACATAAAAAGTACTGGGAATCGGGGGACATTTACTACTCGAGTAGCATCAGGGGATTCTGAAAACATTTATGAACATACCATAGAAAATGCTGAGGTCACGGTAAATACTTCTGGGGTCATGGATCTGGATGAAGGAGGTGCTTCTAAGATCATTGGGCGGGCCATTTTTAGTGGTAACCTTGGTCTGGGATTGGATCTAGGGGCTTCCTACAATATTAACGACCAGGTAACGGCTAGTGCCAGTTTACTCGATATTGGGGCCATTGTTTACAGCAGAAATAATGAATCCTACGAGGCCAGAGGCAGTTATACACTGGACGGCATAGAATTACTCTTTCCTCCTTTATCAGAAGGTGAGCCCGCACCACCTTACTGGGATGACCTGGAAGACGAATTGGAGGCTGCAATACCCATAGATACAGTCAGCAGTGCTTACACGGTTTGGAGACCGTTAAAAGTGAATGCTGCCGTAAGCTATGGTTTTGGACGTTTGGCCAGTGGGCAGGAATGCGATTGTCGTAACATGGATGCCGGTACTAAATGGAAACAGGAAGTTGGCTTGCAATTGTTCACGATAAAGAGACCAAATAGATTCCAAGGAGCAGCTACTGTTTATTACTACCGCCGGATGTGGGAATTCCTTTCGGCGAAATTGACATACACAATAGACTCTTATTCTTATGATAATTTGGGGCTGGGGGTTTCAGCTCTTTTCGGTCGGTTCAATTTTTACGTCATGGCCGACAATATGCTGCGTTACGGCAATATCGCTAAGGCAAAAAGTGTATCTTTACAACTGGGACTCAACCTAAAATTAGACCAGCAATGA
- a CDS encoding YjjG family noncanonical pyrimidine nucleotidase produces the protein MNKQAVAHIFFDLDHTIWDFDRNSALAFGRVFSTHRIQLEVARFVKIYEPINFNYWKLFREERISKQELRRGRFQDAFGALGMHFDITTIDLLAESYIQELPGDNHLFEGAEQLLERLADIYKLHIITNGFHQVQHQKLANSGIAHLFSTVTTSEEARVKKPHPYIFRLAMEKAGALPEESLMIGDTFEADILGAEEVGMQTIFINYHKENIPINYTCVDQLWELDAFL, from the coding sequence ATGAATAAACAAGCGGTAGCACATATTTTTTTTGACCTGGACCATACCATTTGGGATTTCGACCGAAACTCGGCCTTGGCATTTGGACGGGTATTTTCTACACATAGGATCCAGCTGGAAGTCGCTCGGTTTGTCAAGATCTATGAACCCATTAATTTCAATTATTGGAAATTGTTCAGAGAGGAGCGAATTTCTAAACAAGAGCTCAGAAGAGGTCGATTTCAAGATGCTTTTGGGGCATTGGGGATGCACTTCGATATCACGACCATCGATCTTTTGGCAGAGTCCTATATCCAGGAATTACCCGGTGACAACCATTTATTCGAAGGGGCGGAACAATTGCTGGAGCGCCTGGCGGATATTTACAAATTGCACATCATTACGAATGGCTTTCACCAGGTTCAGCACCAAAAACTAGCCAACAGTGGGATTGCCCACCTGTTTAGTACAGTAACTACTTCCGAAGAGGCCAGGGTGAAAAAACCACATCCTTATATTTTTCGGTTGGCCATGGAGAAGGCAGGTGCCTTGCCGGAAGAATCTTTGATGATAGGTGATACCTTCGAAGCCGATATCCTAGGGGCAGAAGAGGTTGGTATGCAGACAATTTTCATCAACTATCACAAGGAGAATATTCCCATCAACTATACCTGTGTAGACCAGTTATGGGAACTGGACGCTTTCTTATAA